The Microbacterium horticulturae genome has a window encoding:
- a CDS encoding DUF499 domain-containing protein, which yields MAMNNRDRVGKAFDLLSEGLLDSVDEVMTAAYGTSDWPAAWAQEDAQRRGGPARTFTKHDVQVQLRAITEQGYRFKDVLSRAQQGFGSELRETRNLWAHNEPFSSDDAARALDTIERLLHAVGAVDSAEDVRKLRVDLQRTVFEDQTRKQVKRTTVTLDPGSGLRPWREVIRPHDDVARGEFTASEFAADLHLVRTGQATSPEYGDPVEFFTRTYLTEGLRDLLSRALRRVGGGDGNASPVVNLQTNFGGGKTHSMLALYHLFSGTPAKDFPQELQELIAETGNPDLATLGVKRVALVGTYLKAGSPLIKDDGTEVRTLWGELAWQLGGREAYDLIAEDDRAGTNPGEALRTLIAKYSPALILIDEWVAYARQLVTDKELPSGSFETQFTFAQSLTEVVRSVPGAMLVVSIPASDTGEAGSGSDIEIGGANGQLALERLQNVIRRVADQWRPSSKDESFEIVRRRLFQAPNAEGLTTISAVARSFVTLYRSNTALFPRDAAAPSDDYEQRIRASYPLHPELLDRLYEDWSTLERFQRTRGVLKLVSSIVHELWASNDTSPLILPGNVPLEATTVNTDLTQYLEDQWKPIIDSDIDGPGSMAQQIDLDRPNLGQRFVTQRIARTIFMGAAPRIKASRKGLDKQYVWLGTAIPGDTLGNFGSAIELLAQRSTYFYEEQGHYWFDTQPSVTKTANDYAERLREDVETVWNEITERLRSEERARGVFDRVHVAPASNADIPDLEDARLVIVHPRHSRRKSDGANSSAHQWVRDAIETKGASQRVHRNTLVFLVADKSELESLEAAARSYLAWKRVQATSESLNLSVQQRKQTDDWVTRLDRTVSDRIRDTFVWAVYPEQFDATKPFELIADKVPDSSGRSLAERVAAKLSRDDQLVTELGAPILGATLHQELGQLWRDKGEISVGELWGYFTRYVYLPRLVRRETLDSAIERSLNSVLVDGEKFAIATAKDAESGRYRGLIVPPAHTAALQVTDSTLLVDWNTADEQVSADRAAAAREAARRAAEEGAAEIGPVDIVLIDDDGDGEGSSEESFAPRPPSRYFGSVKVDPDRYSRDIGNVTREIIDRLAGAGAKLEITIDIQASKGDGFDEGEVRTISENARVLKFDPSSGFES from the coding sequence ATGGCGATGAACAACCGTGACCGCGTGGGCAAGGCCTTCGACCTGTTGTCGGAGGGACTGCTTGATTCCGTCGATGAAGTGATGACCGCCGCCTACGGCACGTCGGATTGGCCCGCCGCGTGGGCGCAAGAAGACGCTCAGCGACGGGGTGGGCCCGCCCGAACGTTTACGAAGCACGATGTCCAGGTGCAGCTTCGCGCGATCACCGAGCAGGGCTACCGTTTCAAGGACGTGCTGTCGCGTGCGCAACAGGGTTTCGGCTCCGAACTGCGCGAGACGCGAAATTTGTGGGCGCACAACGAGCCGTTCAGTTCTGATGACGCGGCGCGCGCGCTCGACACGATCGAGCGACTGCTCCATGCCGTCGGCGCGGTCGACTCCGCTGAGGACGTCCGCAAGCTCCGCGTCGACCTGCAGCGCACCGTCTTCGAGGATCAGACGCGCAAGCAGGTCAAGCGGACGACAGTGACCCTCGACCCGGGTTCGGGTCTGCGGCCCTGGCGCGAGGTGATCCGCCCGCACGACGATGTGGCACGCGGCGAGTTCACGGCATCCGAGTTCGCTGCCGACCTGCATCTCGTGCGAACAGGTCAGGCGACGAGCCCCGAGTATGGCGACCCGGTCGAGTTCTTCACCCGTACGTACCTCACGGAAGGTCTGCGGGATCTGCTGTCGCGCGCGCTCCGACGCGTGGGCGGCGGAGACGGCAACGCGAGCCCGGTCGTCAACCTGCAGACCAACTTCGGTGGCGGCAAGACGCACTCGATGCTCGCTCTCTACCACCTCTTCAGCGGCACACCCGCGAAGGACTTTCCGCAGGAGCTGCAGGAGCTCATCGCCGAGACGGGGAACCCCGACCTTGCGACGCTGGGCGTGAAGCGCGTCGCGCTCGTCGGCACGTACTTGAAGGCGGGATCGCCGCTGATTAAGGACGACGGGACCGAGGTGCGTACGCTCTGGGGCGAACTCGCCTGGCAGCTCGGCGGCCGCGAAGCGTACGACCTCATCGCTGAAGACGACCGCGCCGGGACGAACCCAGGCGAAGCCTTGCGGACGCTGATCGCGAAGTACTCGCCGGCGCTGATCCTGATCGACGAATGGGTCGCCTACGCGCGGCAGCTGGTCACAGACAAGGAGCTTCCGTCTGGTTCGTTCGAGACGCAGTTCACGTTCGCGCAGTCCCTGACCGAAGTCGTCCGATCGGTGCCCGGCGCGATGCTCGTCGTCTCGATCCCAGCATCCGACACCGGCGAAGCGGGCAGCGGAAGCGATATCGAGATCGGTGGCGCAAACGGCCAGCTCGCGCTGGAACGACTGCAGAACGTGATCCGCCGCGTAGCCGACCAGTGGCGGCCGTCGAGTAAGGACGAGTCCTTCGAAATCGTCCGCCGCCGGCTCTTCCAGGCACCGAACGCTGAGGGTCTGACCACGATCTCCGCCGTTGCGCGTAGCTTCGTCACTCTGTACCGGAGCAACACTGCACTGTTCCCACGGGATGCCGCAGCCCCAAGCGACGACTACGAACAGCGCATCCGGGCTTCGTACCCGCTGCACCCTGAGCTGCTGGACCGCCTGTACGAGGACTGGTCCACGCTGGAGCGGTTCCAGCGCACTCGCGGCGTGCTCAAGCTCGTGTCGTCGATCGTGCACGAACTGTGGGCATCCAACGACACGTCCCCGCTGATCCTCCCCGGCAACGTCCCGCTGGAGGCGACGACCGTCAACACGGACCTCACCCAGTACCTCGAGGACCAGTGGAAGCCGATCATCGACTCTGACATCGACGGCCCTGGGTCGATGGCGCAGCAGATCGATCTGGATCGCCCCAACTTGGGGCAGCGGTTCGTGACGCAGCGGATCGCGCGAACGATCTTTATGGGCGCTGCCCCACGAATCAAAGCGTCGCGGAAGGGCCTCGACAAGCAGTACGTCTGGCTCGGCACCGCCATCCCAGGCGATACCCTCGGGAACTTCGGCAGCGCGATCGAGTTGCTCGCGCAGAGGTCGACGTACTTCTACGAGGAGCAGGGCCACTACTGGTTCGACACGCAGCCGTCGGTGACGAAGACCGCGAACGACTATGCCGAGCGACTCCGCGAGGACGTCGAAACTGTGTGGAACGAGATCACCGAACGACTCCGCAGCGAAGAACGGGCGCGCGGCGTGTTCGATCGAGTGCACGTCGCGCCGGCATCCAACGCCGACATCCCCGACCTCGAAGACGCGCGCCTGGTGATCGTCCACCCGCGCCACTCGCGGCGGAAGTCCGACGGCGCCAACTCCTCAGCCCACCAGTGGGTGCGCGACGCGATCGAGACCAAGGGCGCCAGCCAGCGCGTGCACCGCAACACTCTCGTGTTCCTGGTGGCCGATAAGAGCGAGCTGGAGAGCCTGGAGGCCGCCGCGCGCAGCTACCTCGCGTGGAAACGCGTGCAGGCGACCAGCGAGAGCCTCAACCTGTCGGTGCAGCAGCGAAAGCAGACCGACGACTGGGTCACGCGCCTGGATCGGACCGTCTCGGACCGCATCCGCGACACCTTCGTGTGGGCGGTCTACCCCGAACAATTCGACGCCACCAAGCCGTTCGAGCTGATCGCGGACAAGGTGCCCGACTCGAGCGGCCGCTCCCTCGCCGAGCGCGTCGCCGCAAAGCTGTCCCGCGACGATCAGCTCGTCACCGAGCTTGGAGCGCCGATCCTCGGAGCGACCCTCCACCAGGAGCTCGGGCAGCTGTGGCGCGACAAGGGCGAGATCAGCGTCGGCGAACTGTGGGGCTACTTCACTCGTTACGTCTATCTGCCCCGACTCGTTCGCCGCGAGACCCTCGACTCCGCGATCGAGCGCTCGCTGAACTCCGTGCTCGTCGACGGCGAGAAGTTCGCGATCGCGACGGCGAAGGACGCCGAGTCCGGTCGCTACCGCGGACTGATCGTTCCGCCGGCGCACACCGCCGCGCTCCAGGTGACAGACAGCACGCTCCTCGTGGACTGGAACACGGCAGATGAGCAGGTGTCCGCCGATCGTGCCGCTGCCGCTCGAGAAGCCGCCCGGCGCGCAGCAGAGGAGGGCGCCGCAGAGATCGGCCCAGTGGACATCGTCCTGATCGATGACGACGGAGACGGGGAGGGATCGAGCGAAGAGAGCTTCGCGCCGCGACCCCCGAGCCGCTACTTCGGCTCCGTGAAGGTCGATCCCGACCGGTACTCGCGCGACATCGGAAACGTGACTCGCGAGATCATCGACCGCCTCGCCGGCGCCGGCGCCAAGCTCGAGATCACCATCGACATCCAGGCCAGCAAGGGAGACGGCTTCGACGAGGGCGAGGTGCGCACGATCTCCGAGAACGCGCGCGTTCTCAAGTTCGACCCGAGCTCCGGTTTCGAGAGTTGA
- a CDS encoding DUF1156 domain-containing protein, translated as MNATPKKKLIETSLPLEAINAEASREKSIRHGHPSTLHLYWARRPLAAARAVLFAQLVDDPASRPEEFPTVEEQDAERARLHRLLEQLVVWENSDDETLLSQARHEIRRSNGGELPPLLDPFAGGGAIPFEAQRLGLDAFASDLNPLAVLINKALIEFPPRFAGRPPVFPGAAATRNGWAGSDGLAEDVRRYGEWMRDEAQRRVGHLYPKVTAPDGTEHTVIAWIWARTVANPNPANPIEVPLVKTWWLSKKKGKEAWVHASVVDGEVRYEVRHDANGPLGDEDGTVGRKGGHAVGDGTPMSLNYIREEGRAGRIGARLIAVVGEGIRSRLYVSASKVQADTADVSRPENVPDGKIGYYPRDIKTQTYGMTEWADLFTNRQLVTLTTLSDLVTDARAKALNDALEAGDAAGSRLEDGGDGAEAYADAVATYLALGVSRTTDYSSNLCSWHNTGEKMRNVFGRQAIPMAWDFTESNPFSSSTGNFLGQVEWVAKALAKAPSKGLGVVNQADAATRDYAGFVISTDPPYYDNIGYSDLSDFFYVWLRRTLGTIQPSAVATLQTPKLEELVANPYRHAGKSGAEKFFIDGFNAVFARMRQGANAQVPLTVYYAYKQQDSSGAGTTSTGWHTLLDGLIEAGWEITATWPMRSEMSSRMMSQSMNALASSIVLACRPRAADAPATTRRAFVAALKHELPTALRTLMQGAIAPVDLAQAAIGPGISVFSRYSRVREADGSDMSVKDALLLVNATLDEVIGEQEADFDPDTRFAVKWYRQYGWTQENSGIADQLARSSDTSIGALERGGIFEAKGGKARLLSPTQLEDAWDVGADERVSVWEATVRLAAVMTKHGADQVAGLLPSVQTRVNLDAVKELGFLLFHEAEKKRDTKDAILFNGLVSAWGDVNEQARKHAGSPRAVQQAFDFDEDGD; from the coding sequence GTGAACGCAACGCCAAAGAAGAAGCTCATCGAGACATCTCTGCCGCTCGAAGCCATCAACGCCGAGGCATCGCGAGAGAAGTCCATCCGTCATGGGCATCCTTCGACCCTGCACCTTTACTGGGCGCGCCGCCCACTAGCGGCAGCACGCGCAGTCCTGTTTGCGCAACTCGTCGACGACCCCGCGTCTCGACCAGAAGAGTTTCCCACCGTCGAGGAGCAAGACGCCGAACGTGCCCGACTTCACAGACTTCTCGAGCAGCTGGTCGTGTGGGAGAACAGCGACGATGAGACCCTCCTCAGCCAAGCACGACACGAGATTCGCAGGAGCAACGGGGGCGAGCTGCCACCTTTGCTCGACCCGTTCGCAGGCGGTGGCGCGATTCCCTTTGAAGCGCAGCGGCTCGGCTTGGACGCTTTCGCGAGCGATCTCAACCCGCTCGCCGTCCTAATCAACAAAGCGCTGATCGAGTTTCCACCCAGGTTCGCCGGCCGACCGCCGGTCTTTCCAGGCGCCGCTGCGACTCGCAATGGCTGGGCCGGGTCAGACGGCCTCGCCGAAGACGTGCGCCGATACGGAGAGTGGATGCGAGACGAGGCACAGCGGCGCGTCGGACACCTCTACCCAAAGGTCACCGCACCCGACGGGACCGAGCACACCGTGATCGCCTGGATCTGGGCGAGAACTGTAGCGAACCCGAACCCTGCCAACCCGATTGAGGTCCCACTTGTAAAGACGTGGTGGCTGAGTAAGAAGAAGGGAAAGGAGGCGTGGGTTCACGCGTCGGTCGTCGATGGCGAAGTCCGGTACGAGGTGAGGCATGACGCCAACGGTCCTCTCGGAGACGAAGATGGGACGGTAGGGCGTAAGGGCGGCCATGCCGTCGGCGACGGTACCCCAATGTCACTGAACTACATCCGCGAAGAGGGCCGGGCAGGGCGAATCGGTGCACGCCTCATTGCCGTCGTCGGAGAGGGGATCCGCAGCCGCCTCTATGTGTCGGCCTCGAAGGTTCAGGCAGATACCGCAGACGTGAGTCGACCCGAGAACGTTCCCGATGGGAAGATCGGCTACTACCCACGGGACATCAAGACTCAGACCTATGGGATGACGGAGTGGGCTGACCTGTTCACCAACCGGCAGTTGGTTACGCTCACGACACTCAGCGACTTGGTGACCGACGCGCGTGCGAAAGCTCTCAACGACGCTCTGGAGGCCGGAGACGCGGCGGGCTCGCGACTCGAAGATGGTGGTGACGGCGCCGAAGCATATGCGGATGCTGTCGCAACTTACCTCGCACTCGGGGTGAGCCGCACGACGGACTACTCGTCCAACCTCTGCAGTTGGCACAACACCGGCGAGAAGATGCGGAATGTCTTCGGTCGACAGGCAATCCCGATGGCGTGGGACTTCACTGAGAGCAACCCGTTTTCATCGTCCACGGGGAACTTCCTCGGGCAGGTGGAGTGGGTCGCAAAGGCGTTGGCCAAGGCACCGAGCAAGGGTCTTGGAGTCGTCAACCAGGCTGACGCCGCCACCCGCGACTACGCAGGGTTCGTGATTTCGACGGATCCCCCGTACTACGACAACATCGGCTATTCCGACCTCTCAGACTTCTTCTACGTCTGGCTGCGCCGCACCCTCGGGACGATCCAGCCGAGCGCCGTCGCGACACTACAGACGCCGAAGTTGGAGGAGCTAGTCGCGAATCCCTATCGCCACGCAGGCAAGTCGGGTGCCGAGAAGTTCTTCATTGATGGGTTCAATGCGGTCTTCGCTCGCATGCGCCAGGGAGCCAACGCGCAAGTTCCCCTCACCGTCTACTACGCCTACAAGCAGCAAGATTCGAGCGGGGCAGGCACAACGTCCACCGGATGGCACACGCTGCTGGATGGCTTGATCGAGGCTGGTTGGGAGATCACCGCGACGTGGCCAATGCGGAGTGAAATGTCTAGTCGGATGATGTCTCAGTCGATGAATGCCCTTGCTTCCTCGATCGTTCTCGCGTGCCGCCCTCGAGCGGCCGACGCGCCCGCAACCACACGCCGCGCGTTCGTCGCAGCTCTGAAACACGAGCTACCGACAGCGCTGCGAACACTGATGCAAGGAGCGATTGCCCCGGTCGATCTCGCCCAGGCTGCGATCGGGCCGGGCATCTCGGTGTTCTCGCGCTACTCTCGCGTGCGAGAAGCAGACGGCTCTGACATGTCTGTCAAAGATGCGTTGCTGCTCGTCAACGCAACCCTCGATGAAGTGATCGGCGAGCAGGAGGCTGACTTCGACCCGGACACTCGTTTCGCGGTCAAGTGGTACCGCCAGTACGGCTGGACGCAGGAGAACTCCGGCATTGCTGACCAACTGGCACGCTCGTCCGACACTTCGATCGGGGCACTTGAGCGCGGTGGCATCTTCGAGGCGAAAGGCGGCAAAGCACGCCTTCTCTCGCCGACTCAGCTGGAAGACGCGTGGGATGTGGGCGCCGACGAGCGTGTCAGCGTCTGGGAGGCGACCGTGCGTTTGGCTGCGGTGATGACGAAGCACGGTGCCGATCAAGTCGCCGGATTGCTTCCGTCAGTGCAGACACGGGTGAACCTCGACGCGGTGAAGGAGCTCGGCTTCCTGCTCTTCCATGAGGCGGAGAAGAAGCGCGACACCAAGGACGCAATCCTGTTCAACGGGTTGGTGAGTGCGTGGGGTGACGTGAACGAGCAGGCGCGGAAGCACGCCGGTTCGCCGCGGGCCGTTCAGCAGGCGTTCGACTTCGATGAGGATGGGGACTGA
- a CDS encoding helicase-related protein, whose amino-acid sequence MDEPAVTLASLRAGQRLRGVMPGQPVTLVGVTPLDDALVEIFFRDDSGRTGERMVTDADAGKLELVTELGNAPAFDGDPHEFRLAAEALRIKYAALYDPMAAVNSSDVDPLPHQIRAVYEELLPRIPLRFLLADDPGAGKTIMAGLYLKELILRADCERALIVAPGGLVEQWREELSQKFDLSFEIFNRQMVDDAQGRNVFAEHPFLIARMDQLSRSDDLIEQLSDVTWDAVVVDEAHRMSAHYSSWAGQVDETKRFRLGRLLAETAHNFLLMTATPHAGKEEDFQLFMSLLDRDRFEGQFRAGVHRTDTRGLMRRMVKEELLTFEGKPLFPERRAYTVEYELSDAERELYELVTGYVRTEMGRAERLAQAGDKKRGNNVGFALTVLQRRLASSPEAILRSLERRQVRLETRLREWQRATDEARYSTSMTATIDQWSTGRVTLDFEDASYTIPSFDPDLFDDLDEEVAEEERAQFEARVDEVVDLATAAESIGELRAEIAILEDLIRVARRVRLLDDDKKWVQLRAILDDQLLVHDDSGEPRKIIIFTEHKDTLDYLRQKITTQLGRPESVITIHGGTRREDRKAAREQFTYDRNTVVLLATDAAGEGLNLQRAHLMVNYDLPWNPNRIEQRFGRIHRIGQREVCHLWNMVAKDTREGDVFTRLLSKIDQMSIAYNGNLFNVLGETDAFQEKSLRELLIEAIRYGDQPERKAELDRVIDASVAHGLDTMVAERALHPEMYSSLNLEDIRGRMEKARERRLQPGYIAAFFIPAFERLGGRIRRREKGRYEITRVTQRVIDTARRLNRWAPVPERYERVTFETAHVRPEGQTQAALLAPGHPLLQAIIELTIEDLGPVLKRGTVFIDRREQQSDRTALLYAVEQRIQNATPDPDTVSHHFDYPVLDTAGDVTLAAAPPYLDYDAPDADEADAIAAVLDAEWSKSDHERSIRAWAYRDGLAPRMEELSARIAVDVDRTRVQVKERLLAEINHWDREHNRLEALERAGTIGRIRAETALQRARQLDERLEKRLRALDESTQLVALPAVIRGSALVVPSQHLARGGEDAAPQTFARDTEIVERRAVEAVLAAERVLGRTPHEMPRNNPGYDIQSYDDEGRIHYIEVKGRIAGSDTFTITTNEVTFAQTQGDRHRLALVLVSPDGEGHDQLRYVLDAFTHIEPSATTRSYNEEWRDYWDRGGPPQ is encoded by the coding sequence GTGGATGAACCTGCGGTGACGCTCGCCTCGCTGCGCGCTGGGCAACGCCTGCGTGGCGTCATGCCCGGGCAGCCGGTGACGCTCGTCGGCGTGACGCCGCTGGATGATGCACTCGTCGAGATTTTCTTCCGTGACGACTCCGGCCGCACCGGTGAACGCATGGTCACCGATGCGGATGCCGGCAAGCTGGAACTAGTCACGGAGCTGGGTAACGCACCCGCGTTCGACGGCGACCCTCACGAGTTCCGGCTTGCGGCCGAGGCGCTGCGCATCAAGTACGCCGCGCTCTACGACCCGATGGCGGCGGTGAATAGTTCGGACGTCGACCCACTGCCACACCAGATCCGCGCGGTCTACGAAGAGCTCCTCCCACGGATTCCGCTGCGGTTCCTGCTCGCCGACGACCCCGGCGCCGGCAAGACGATCATGGCCGGGCTCTATCTGAAGGAGCTCATCCTCCGTGCCGATTGCGAGCGTGCGCTGATCGTCGCTCCCGGCGGCCTGGTGGAGCAGTGGCGTGAAGAGCTGTCGCAGAAGTTCGATCTCTCGTTCGAGATCTTCAACCGCCAGATGGTCGACGACGCGCAGGGCCGGAACGTTTTCGCGGAGCACCCGTTCCTCATCGCACGGATGGATCAGCTCTCACGCAGCGACGACCTGATCGAGCAGCTCTCCGACGTGACGTGGGACGCGGTCGTTGTAGACGAGGCGCACCGCATGTCGGCGCATTACTCCTCCTGGGCGGGTCAAGTCGACGAGACGAAGCGGTTCCGGCTCGGCCGACTGCTCGCTGAGACCGCCCACAACTTCCTCCTGATGACCGCGACACCGCACGCCGGGAAGGAAGAGGACTTCCAGCTGTTCATGTCGCTGCTGGACCGGGATCGGTTCGAGGGACAGTTCCGCGCCGGCGTTCATCGGACCGACACGCGTGGACTGATGCGCCGAATGGTGAAGGAGGAGCTCCTCACCTTCGAGGGCAAGCCTCTGTTCCCGGAACGCCGCGCCTACACGGTCGAGTACGAGCTCAGCGACGCAGAACGCGAACTGTACGAACTCGTCACCGGCTACGTCCGCACCGAGATGGGCCGCGCGGAACGCCTCGCGCAGGCGGGCGACAAGAAGCGCGGCAACAACGTGGGGTTCGCACTCACCGTTCTGCAGAGACGCCTCGCCTCGAGCCCCGAAGCGATCCTCCGATCGCTTGAGCGACGCCAGGTGAGACTTGAGACGCGTCTGCGCGAATGGCAGCGCGCGACCGACGAGGCACGGTACAGCACCTCGATGACCGCGACCATCGACCAGTGGTCGACGGGCCGCGTGACTCTCGACTTCGAGGACGCGTCCTACACGATTCCGAGCTTCGATCCCGACCTGTTCGACGACCTCGACGAGGAGGTCGCCGAGGAGGAGCGCGCACAGTTCGAAGCGCGCGTCGACGAAGTCGTGGACCTCGCCACCGCCGCGGAGTCGATCGGAGAGCTCCGCGCGGAGATCGCGATCCTCGAAGACCTCATCCGTGTCGCCCGTCGAGTTCGACTGCTCGACGACGACAAGAAGTGGGTGCAGCTGCGCGCGATCCTCGACGACCAGCTCCTCGTCCACGACGACTCCGGCGAGCCGCGCAAGATCATCATCTTCACCGAGCACAAGGACACGCTGGACTACCTGCGGCAGAAGATCACGACACAACTGGGACGCCCCGAGTCAGTCATCACCATTCACGGTGGCACCCGCCGCGAAGACCGCAAAGCTGCGCGCGAGCAGTTCACCTACGACCGCAACACCGTCGTACTGTTGGCGACGGATGCAGCGGGCGAAGGCCTCAACCTGCAACGCGCACATCTCATGGTCAACTACGACCTTCCGTGGAACCCGAACCGCATCGAGCAACGCTTCGGACGCATCCACCGCATCGGCCAGCGCGAGGTCTGCCACCTGTGGAACATGGTCGCCAAAGACACCCGCGAAGGAGATGTCTTCACACGCCTGCTGTCGAAGATCGACCAGATGTCGATCGCGTACAACGGCAACCTCTTCAACGTCCTCGGCGAAACGGATGCCTTCCAAGAGAAGTCACTCCGCGAACTGCTGATCGAAGCGATCCGCTACGGCGACCAGCCCGAACGGAAGGCCGAACTGGACCGCGTCATCGACGCGAGCGTCGCTCACGGCCTCGACACGATGGTCGCCGAGCGCGCACTGCACCCCGAGATGTACTCCTCACTCAACCTCGAAGACATTCGCGGGCGCATGGAGAAGGCCCGAGAACGGCGGCTGCAACCCGGCTACATCGCAGCCTTCTTCATTCCCGCCTTCGAACGCCTCGGCGGCCGCATCCGCCGTCGCGAGAAGGGGCGCTACGAGATCACTCGCGTGACCCAGCGTGTCATCGACACCGCCCGCAGGCTCAACCGGTGGGCGCCCGTGCCGGAGCGATATGAACGGGTCACGTTCGAGACCGCGCATGTTCGCCCCGAGGGCCAGACTCAGGCGGCGCTGCTCGCACCCGGCCACCCGTTGCTGCAGGCCATTATCGAGCTAACCATTGAGGACCTCGGCCCGGTCCTCAAGCGGGGCACAGTGTTCATCGACCGTCGTGAACAGCAGTCCGACCGAACCGCACTGCTTTACGCGGTCGAGCAGCGCATCCAGAACGCCACCCCCGACCCCGACACCGTCTCGCATCACTTCGACTACCCCGTCCTCGACACCGCAGGCGACGTGACGTTGGCCGCCGCGCCTCCCTACCTCGACTACGACGCACCAGACGCCGACGAGGCCGATGCAATCGCGGCGGTCCTTGACGCCGAGTGGTCGAAGAGCGATCACGAACGATCCATCCGCGCGTGGGCATACCGCGACGGACTCGCACCCCGCATGGAGGAGCTCAGCGCGCGGATCGCCGTAGACGTCGACCGCACCCGCGTGCAGGTCAAAGAGCGACTGCTCGCCGAGATCAACCACTGGGATCGCGAGCACAACCGCCTCGAAGCCCTCGAACGCGCCGGCACCATCGGCCGCATCCGCGCAGAAACCGCGCTCCAACGAGCTCGACAGCTCGACGAACGACTCGAGAAGCGGCTCCGCGCGCTCGACGAAAGCACGCAACTCGTCGCGTTGCCCGCGGTCATCCGCGGATCAGCGCTCGTCGTGCCGAGTCAGCATCTCGCTCGGGGTGGTGAGGATGCCGCCCCCCAAACCTTCGCGCGCGATACCGAGATCGTCGAGCGACGCGCAGTCGAGGCAGTTCTCGCCGCTGAGCGCGTGCTCGGCCGCACGCCTCATGAGATGCCCCGGAACAACCCCGGCTACGACATCCAGTCGTATGACGACGAGGGACGCATCCACTACATCGAGGTGAAGGGGCGGATCGCGGGATCCGACACGTTCACCATCACCACCAACGAAGTCACCTTCGCCCAGACGCAAGGCGACCGCCACCGACTAGCACTCGTGCTCGTGTCGCCCGATGGCGAGGGGCATGACCAGTTGCGCTACGTGCTAGATGCGTTCACACACATAGAGCCGTCTGCGACGACTCGGTCGTACAACGAGGAATGGCGCGACTATTGGGACCGCGGAGGCCCGCCGCAATGA
- a CDS encoding helix-turn-helix domain-containing protein: MSEPWLSADDIAEHLGVTKDTVYAWISEKGMPAHKVGRLWKFQASEVDDWVRKGDAGSPD, translated from the coding sequence ATGTCCGAGCCGTGGCTCTCTGCCGACGACATCGCTGAGCACTTGGGCGTGACCAAAGACACGGTCTACGCCTGGATCTCCGAGAAGGGGATGCCGGCGCACAAGGTCGGGCGTCTGTGGAAGTTCCAGGCGAGCGAGGTCGACGACTGGGTGCGCAAGGGGGATGCCGGATCGCCGGATTGA
- a CDS encoding helix-turn-helix domain-containing protein codes for MPSPATSPDAWDHYARELGQNIQRERARVGYSQDRVAYESNLSRYTYQKLEKGESKPGTPANPTVKTLLAVAQVLDVQLTDLLPSATPDLTIR; via the coding sequence GTGCCTTCTCCCGCGACCTCGCCTGATGCGTGGGACCACTACGCTCGCGAGCTCGGCCAGAACATCCAGCGGGAGCGAGCGCGTGTCGGGTACAGCCAGGACCGTGTGGCGTACGAGTCCAACCTGAGCCGCTACACGTACCAGAAGCTCGAGAAGGGCGAGTCGAAGCCCGGAACTCCCGCGAATCCGACCGTCAAGACTCTGCTGGCGGTAGCTCAGGTGCTCGACGTTCAGCTCACGGACCTCTTGCCCAGCGCGACGCCCGACCTCACGATCCGCTGA
- a CDS encoding NYN domain-containing protein encodes MSASPVPGPPHERLIVYIDGFNFYHGMHDKFGRSTLWIDFVALAQSLRPRSHIVAVKYFTAPVLGDAGAASRQAYHQAAVAARHTNVFSVTQGRYQAKTVTCFNCRATRTVHEEKETDVNIAVALVGDAAANAMDSALIISADSDLAPAVRAAKQFRPHMFIGAAFPPKRFSSELKQLMPASSQIGRDKIRQALLPESFTVGATTYTRPPKWR; translated from the coding sequence TTGTCAGCCTCACCCGTTCCTGGACCGCCGCACGAGCGCCTCATCGTCTACATCGACGGCTTCAACTTCTATCACGGCATGCACGACAAGTTCGGACGCTCGACGCTCTGGATCGACTTCGTCGCACTCGCGCAGAGCCTGCGCCCACGCAGCCACATCGTCGCGGTGAAGTACTTCACCGCACCTGTGCTGGGCGATGCGGGCGCGGCCAGTCGTCAGGCCTACCATCAGGCAGCCGTCGCTGCGCGTCACACCAACGTCTTCAGCGTCACGCAGGGCCGATATCAAGCGAAGACCGTGACGTGCTTCAACTGTCGCGCAACGCGTACGGTGCACGAGGAGAAGGAGACCGACGTCAACATCGCCGTTGCTCTTGTGGGCGACGCCGCTGCGAACGCGATGGACTCGGCACTGATCATCAGCGCCGACAGCGATCTTGCGCCCGCGGTCAGGGCGGCCAAACAATTCCGCCCGCACATGTTCATCGGCGCCGCCTTCCCACCCAAGCGGTTCTCGAGCGAACTCAAGCAGCTGATGCCCGCGTCGTCGCAGATCGGTCGCGACAAGATCCGCCAGGCTCTTCTGCCCGAGAGCTTCACCGTCGGCGCGACCACGTACACCCGACCTCCGAAGTGGCGATGA